In a genomic window of Melopsittacus undulatus isolate bMelUnd1 chromosome 1, bMelUnd1.mat.Z, whole genome shotgun sequence:
- the RPP38 gene encoding ribonuclease P protein subunit p38, translating to MSVIQKGTATLRKAKKAAVKICLDNPFVLEWKTIEGEDMHFILQTLEERIKHTGLKKVETPRVKKRSLTKKQMERKCNASTSELPKEENAESHQQKTGWTDPSIRRQLAIGVNEVTKALEKDELLLLLVCKSAKPAMITSHLIQLSASRATPAGQVPRLSETIAPLLGLTSILALGFKKQSDKFTEAIAAIIPKIPALEVPWFQCKTEESVDFAHEGSSENEEPEQLAELLGDEFMNLKRKRMESNLSNVILQPMKIKKLVPNPNKIKKPPRKKKKAFSA from the coding sequence ATGTCTGTAATTCAGAAAGGGACAGCAACACTTCGCAAAGCAAAGAAAGCCGCTGTAAAAATATGTCTAGATAACCCCTTTGTTTTAGAGTGGAAAACCATCGAGGGAGAAGATATGCATTTTATACTGCAGACCTTAGAAGAAAGGATTAAACATACTGGGCTTAAAAAGGTTGAGACTCCAAGAGTGAAAAAACGTTCCcttacaaaaaaacaaatggaaagaaagtgTAATGCTAGCACCAGCGAACTCCCTAAGGAAGAGAATGCAGAAAGCCATCAACAAAAAACGGGGTGGACTGACCCAAGTATCAGGAGACAGCTTGCTATTGGAGTTAATGAAGTTACAAAAGCATTGGAAAAGGATGAACTTCTTCTCTTGCTGGTTTGCAAGTCTGCAAAGCCTGCTATGATCACATCACACCTCATCCAGCTGAGCGCAAGTCGAGCCACGCCAGCAGGGCAGGTTCCCCGCCTCAGCGAAACTATTGCACCGCTTCTCGGTTTAACATCCATTTTAGCACTAGGCTTTAAGAAGCAGTCTGATAAATTTACAGAAGCAATAGCAGCAATAATTCCCAAGATACCAGCTTTGGAAGTGCCATGGTTTCAGTGCAAAACTGAAGAATCTGTGGATTTTGCTCATGAAGGTTCTTCAGAAAATGAGGAACCTGAGCAGCTTGCAGAGTTGCTGGGGGATGAGTTCATGAACCTGAAGCGGAAGCGTATGGAAAGCAAtctttcaaatgtaattttgcAGCCTATGAAAATCAAGAAACTTGTCCCAAATccaaataagataaaaaaacCACCTcgaaaaaagaagaaagctttttcagcataa
- the ACBD7 gene encoding acyl-CoA-binding domain-containing protein 7 has product MTLEADFNTAAEDVKKLKTRPTDEELKELYGLYKQATVGDINIECPGMLDLKAKAKWEAWNLKKGLSKEDAMKAYISKVKEMVEKYGI; this is encoded by the exons ATGACTCTCGAG GCTGACTTTAACACTGCTGCAGAAGATgtaaaaaagttaaaaacaaggCCAACTGATGAAGAACTGAAGGAACTATATGGATTATACAAACAGGCTACTGTTGGAGATATTAATATTG AATGTCCAGGAATGCTAGATTTGAAAGCCAAAGCCAAGTGGGAGGCATGGAACCTGAAAAAAG GTTTATCAAAGGAGGATGCCATGAAAGCCTATATTTCTAAAGTAAAAGAAATGGTAGAAAAATATGGGATCTAG
- the OLAH gene encoding LOW QUALITY PROTEIN: S-acyl fatty acid synthase thioesterase, medium chain (The sequence of the model RefSeq protein was modified relative to this genomic sequence to represent the inferred CDS: substituted 1 base at 1 genomic stop codon): MEKLVACPHERPDALYRLICFPWVGSGAYFAQWGSLFSGSIEASSVSLPGRESCQGEPFAKDMTDVVNXIANVLLRELQEKPFAFFGHSFGSYVSLAVALHLKEKYGLEPIRPFYQGKTTVKWLVHCLPVLRGRLLFPFFCFWGFLSNPEYELFEAFTYVKTAHEGKDEDILAYLEILGGTPSELMQNKDSKKHLINTLREDSRVLHTWSSEMADGNIPFSCDTTCFNGSEDQQAHDLESWNDLTSGGTSFYKLPGGHFCLLDPSNEIFLVKQITSCMEHAGLRVFPSILMADSIR, translated from the exons ATGGAGAAGTTGGTTGCTTGTCCGCATGAAAGGCCAGATGCTCTCTATAGGCTGATATGCTTTCCATGGGTTGGAAGTGGAGCTTATTTTGCTCAATGGGGAAGCCTCTTCAGCGGTTCAATTGAAG CATCCTCTGTAAGCCTTCCTGGAAGAGAATCTTGTCAAGGGGAGCCTTTTGCAAAAGACATGACAGATGTAGTTAATTAAATTGCAAATGTTTTGTTAAGGGAACTGCAAGAAAAACCATTTGCATTTTTTGGTCACAg ttttggATCATATGTTAGTCTTGCAGTTGCACTACACTTGAAAGAAAAGTATGGACTAGAACCAATCCGTCCTTTTTATCAGGG gaaaacaacagTTAAGTGGCTTGTTCATTGTCTTCCCGTTCTCAGAGGGCGTTTGCTATTTCCATTCTTCTGCTTCTGGGGCTTTTTAAGCAATCCTGAGTACGAGCTA TTTGAAGCATTTACTTATGTCAAAACCGCACATGAGGGAAAAGATGAGGACATCCTTGCATATCTAGAAATTTTAGGAGGAACTCCTTCTGAGCTTATGCAAAATAAAGACAGTAAGAAACATCTGATAAATACTCTCAGAGAAGACTCTAGAGTACTTCACACATGGTC TTCTGAGATGGCAGATGGGAATATCCCCTTCTCTTGTGATACTACCTGCTTTAATGGGTCTGAAGATCAGCAAGCACATGATTTAGAAT cctggaaTGATCTAACAAGTGGAGGTACTTCCTTCTACAAACTTCCTGGAGGTCACTTTTGTCTGCTGGATCCCTCTAATGAAATTTTCTTGGTAAAACAGATAACAAGCTGTATGGAACATGCTGGCCTAAGAGTATTTCCCTCTATTTTAATGGCAGACAGTATAAGATAA